The region catatataaaaaatataatccattgcacaaaagttaacttcatacaaataatcattccaatagtagacaaatataatacatcaaatgtgaaaaagataaaagtcatcaacaattaaTAGTTGAACTACAAGAACTTTGGTTGACACTATGCATATAAACAAGACCTACAAATTTGAATAATACAACCATTAGATTCACATAAACCAACAAATCCCAATATATAAAAATGAGAATAACTATACTTAGTACTTTACATTTACATCCTTATGAAACCACCATATCCCCTTTAATTTCATTCTTGTGCCGATTTTTACTCTGATTCAATTAAAAATTCAACTTTTTactaatttttattaataaatctgATTTTTACCCCgatataatttatattatattaattttttgtggtttaaaaaataaaatttgttcAATATTTGTGCACCAAAAAATGTTTGTATatttaaataaagtaatttaattaaaaatatatttttttatttaattttaaataaaaaatgtttatttgttaaaataaagtaattaaattaaattagaaaaaaaaaatgctaGGAATGTTACCACTCCCTACCAAATGTTAAGTTTAGGTGTTAAAGGGAGAAAAATGAAGTGACACTCAAAAAGCTAACTTCACAAAGTGTTAAGGATATTATCACTCCTGTTAGCCAAAAgctgtgtttggcgcgccacagctatcttatttttcaagttttttttttaagttgttaTATTTGGCAAGCCAAAAAGTAGTTTATAAGCTAAATTTTTTAAAAGCGACTTAGAGTAGCTTCTTAAgagttttttttaaattttccaaatataccttttaattaattataaaaacacgTTATTTTAAATCTTCTTTTCTGTCATTTTATctttttcagctagttttaccaaacattattttttatcagctagttttTCATATATCaactagctttttatttaacagatAGCTTTTCAGCGCTAAATAGTTTTTCTACTAATTAGCCAAACATAAtctaaatatataataataatgataTAATGATATAGATATATAGAAACCTTTAAACACGCGGACATAACAATTCGTAATTTACTCAGTCAATTTTACACAACCGTGGAATGTTAAGGGTCGCCACCATTGTGGACTCCAAACGCCAAAATCTCTTGAAAGCTGTAAAACAtagaaaaacacacacacacttaagaAAATGGATCAAATTGCACACAAATTCCTACATATCAACGGGCTAAAGCTTCACATAGCTGAGATCGGCTCCGAATCTTCGCCGGCAGTGATTTTCCTTCACGGATTCCCGGAGATATGGTACACTTGGCGCCACCAAATGATTGCCGTCGCAAACGCCGGTTTCAGAGCCATTGCCCCCGATTTCAGAGGATACGGGTTATCTGATCCGCCTGCGGAACCTGAGAAGGCCTCCTTCGATGACTTTGTCAACGATATTGCCTCTATCGTTGATTCTCTCGCTATTTCGAAGGTAAGTTCATCCCAATTTCAGCTGCGATGTTCAATTGTTCATCTTGTTGAGACGCACAGTTAATCCTTCAAAAATTTCGATTCTAATGGTAGTTCAACATAGATTCCAAAGAAAACAAGAAATTTATGCTCCAAAATTGACCGATAACTGATGTATTTGGTGCTCAAAATCACAGATGCAATTTATACTTTTATTCCGAAATTGATATGATTATAGTTTAGGACTAGATGAAAAGGGTTTCCTAAGGCTTACTCGATTCTTTCCTATTGAAAGTGGATTAATCTATGATACGCAATACAATAACAAGATATATTGAATGTTGAGCATCTAAATCAATCTTTCAAATAATTTTCTTGACACTTACCTGTATTGATCATAACTCTTTGAACATTATTAGGTATTTGTGATTGCTAAAGATTTTGGAACAATGGTTGCCTACCCATTTGTCCTTCGCTACCCACAGAAAATCGCTGGAATTATTACACTTAACATGGCATTCATGCCTCCAGCTGCCTTCAAGAGTCATCCGCTTCCAGAAGGCTTCTATGTTACAAGATGGCGGGTAAATTAAATACCATTTCCTCTATATATTCACATATACATAAGAATGAATATGAATGTTCTCTTTCTATACATATATATTTAAAGAGTTAAAAATCTACACAttataatttgaaaattttaaatttgttatTTCTTGTGTTTTTTAGGAACCAGGAAGAGCTGAGGCGGATTTCAGTCGTTTTGATGTTAAAACTGTGGTGAGAaacatttatattttgttttctcAAAGTGAAATTCCAATAGCAAATGAAAATGAAGAAATAATGGACATGGTCAAACCGTTGACTTCTTTGCCATCTTGGTTGACTGACGAGGATCTTGCAATTTATGGGGATTTGTATGAAAAGTCTGGATTTAGAACTGCACTTCAAATTCCTTATAGGTAGTTTGCTAAATCTTAGCTAAATCGTTACATATTTAGACACTTCCAAATTGgcaaaatagaaaagaaaaaaaaaataaacagttGTTCTTTCATCATTTTATCGATTTAGCAACTTGTCTATTTTGTATATTGATTAAACGATTAAACATGTTTTACCGTTTACAATAACCACTTTTTTGGGGTTTTGAtattatagcaaaacacacacacacacacacaaaaaacacacacacacacacaacttaTTTGTATAATTTTATCCATTTAGCCACTCGGCTATTGTTTTTAATcgatttaggtttttttttttttttttttttttttttttttttgtattgtgGTTTTTAGTATTTTGCTCTTTTTCTAaaccaaataaataaaatatagttttttaatCCGTCAAAAAAATATAATAGTTTAATGACTATGAAACTTAATAAACAACAAAAATGTCGTTAAAAAGCATCTAATGTGTTTCGACTAATAACCCTATTATCAAATTTTCTATATTACGCGTCCACTTATATTGTTTTTAGTTTCATTTAGGGACACAATGTCAGTGACACGTGGACATAACATGGAAAATAAGTTGCCAACATAATACCACGTAGGATTGAATATATTTCCGTGACGCAAATTATAGAAAAACTCTTTATAAAAGTTTGAGTAAAATCACTAACATGTGAAATGGTCcatgtttatttttatgttaCACTCCAAAAGAgggactttttttttcttttttttttctttttttttttttttttatgaatggtCCTTACTTTAGGCATTCTGGTTCGATTCCTTAAACcatgtaaaatgactattttgtttttgcttttaaaaaattttatttaatttttataggTCTTACATGAGTCTTGGATACACGGAGGAAGTTCCTAAAGTGGAAGCTCCAATGATGTTAATCTTGGGTGAAGAAGATTACGCACTCAAAGTTCCTGGAATGCATGAATACGTAAAAAGTGGGGAAGTGAAAAAATATATCCCGAATATAGAAACAAGATACGTGCCACGTGGATGTCATTTTGTTCACGAGCAATTCCCCGATGAAGTCAATCAATTAATCCTCACTTTCCTCCATGCTAACAAGCATCTCTCAAAAGTTTAGCTTATTCCCATTTGGACAAAACTATCTTTCTCTAGCTCTTCGGGTTGAGTGTATTGCTTAGTTAATGGTTGATATGTATAATGGTTAGAATGTTGTAATAACAAATAAACAAGATATTAATAGATTGTGAAATAACCATATGTACCTTGTTATAACACTTATATTGATCATAATAATCCCTACTTCTAGTAAAAGACTCCTAAATTGCCACATGGCATCTTCCTAAACCCTctatttgccacatgtcatcatTCTAAGCCTTCATTTTCTTTCTTCCCGCCTAAACAATTGATAAGCCGATTTTATTGCTTTCCAATTTCAATTTCATTCGATTTCCTAATTTTACTTTGAAATTATCTATATGTTAAACCCAATCCCAAAAAACTAGGAATCAAATCTTATTTAAAACTAAATACACCTTATCTCGGCTTCATATATGCAATCATTCTCATAAAATTCAAACTCTACtggtactctctctctctctctctctctctctctctctctctcttcttattCTTCTGTTATTTTTCCTATGTAATGCTGCCTTAGTTTGTCGAAAGAAATGATATTAGGATTTAATCCATCTTTGATGCTTTAATTATCCTAATTCTTTGTTGCTACTCTCTCGCTTTCTTCTGATTTCTCATTCAAGGAGTATTAAGACCGTAAAGTATCATTTTATGTATTTAGGTTTTAATGAATCTATTATTGTAGCGACATCCATGGAATTACAATTTTAAGGGGATCTGCATCTTCGTTTTCCTTTTTATGGTATGTATTAGccaaattataatttttaattcaCATGCCAACCCACTGATGTTTAATATGTTTCGAGTAGCATGGATCAAGTAGCATCATAGGTCTATCCCCAATCTAATAAACATATTTGGAGTGTTTTTCGCAATCAATTTGATACATGTTCTGAGATATATGGTTGATATTTTTATCGGGAAAGCAGGATATTTAGTTGGTTGATATTTCTATTGGGAGATGATGATATTTAGGTTATATCGTTTCAATCGGATCGTTTAATCaatattttttatgtttctttttctgatttttgctttccaatttgaaatttttgtttcTCTTTGTTATCGGGACAGTAGGTATCAGCTTGGAGCTTACTTTCACGCAAAGTAATGTAGTGGGTTAGATCTACTTTATGGTTTAAACATTTGTATTAAATTGATCAATTGTCAAGTGATTTGGTTCTTTTCACAGTTTGTACAGCCTGTGATTTGTAATTTTGATTATCACACTTCAATTCCCTTTTCCACAGGTAATTTATGTTTTGTTGAGTAATTTATGTTAATTTGTTTGTTGTGCAGGGTTACCGTTGCCGACGAGGTTAAATTAGTGTTACTAAAAAAGAGGCTTTGTTGTCTAGGTGCATGTTTCTTCTTTCACCATAAAAAGTGCAAACAAATGAATTTTTACATTGATTTATTTAACAAAGATATGTGCTTTATGTAATTGATTTAATTATAAAGTATATAATGGATTAACATCGAGATGATATGGAATTTATTCAACAACAAAAAATTTAAGTGAAAGTTATTCTAGGTAAGTTGCTTTCCTGTTTATCCCTAATGATAAACGGTATTCATTTTTTTCTCATATAAACTTGAGCatgttttatttgtttattttattaacTTTTTCTTTGTGGATATATAGTTTAAAATCAATTGTTAACAGCTTTTCAAAGCTAGAAGTTATTAACCCTATCCTTCTGTTAACCAAACAGGTTCCCCTAACTAGCAaatctttttaattaattttaaattctaTTTTCGGATATCGAAAAGATATTATTAAGTAAATATGCTTTTAAAGTTTGTAATAATACTAGAAGTTATTAAGtagatatgcttttgaagaagttAAGTTATTATGTAAGCATGCAACACTTTTAAGCAAAATATATCatgttattttcatttttaagcaAAAGAGAGCATGATACTTTATTTTAAGACATCGATAGCatgatattttcattttttaagtcAAGAATGGCATGCTACTTTAACTTTCTACCGGTAAAATAACCAAACATGTAAGTCGAGAtgataggggtaaaatggt is a window of Lactuca sativa cultivar Salinas chromosome 1, Lsat_Salinas_v11, whole genome shotgun sequence DNA encoding:
- the LOC111881363 gene encoding uncharacterized protein LOC111881363, producing the protein MDQIAHKFLHINGLKLHIAEIGSESSPAVIFLHGFPEIWYTWRHQMIAVANAGFRAIAPDFRGYGLSDPPAEPEKASFDDFVNDIASIVDSLAISKVFVIAKDFGTMVAYPFVLRYPQKIAGIITLNMAFMPPAAFKSHPLPEGFYVTRWREPGRAEADFSRFDVKTVVRNIYILFSQSEIPIANENEEIMDMVKPLTSLPSWLTDEDLAIYGDLYEKSGFRTALQIPYRSYMSLGYTEEVPKVEAPMMLILGEEDYALKVPGMHEYVKSGEVKKYIPNIETRYVPRGCHFVHEQFPDEVNQLILTFLHANKHLSKV